In Alkalimarinus alittae, the DNA window TGCCTTTTTCGACGTACCCTGGATGCCTATCTATATCGGTTTATTGTTTGTCTTCCACCCTGCTTTTGGTTGGTTTGCGACGGCCGCAGCTGTGATCTTATTCTGCGTTGCTGTGCTCAATGAGCGCAGCACCAAAAAACTACTTTCCGAAGCGAATGGCGAGAACATTAAAGCCCAAAACCTAGCAACCAGTAACTTACGCAACGCCGAAGTCTTACACGCGATGGGCATGTTACCCAGCATCATGGGGCGTTGGTTTAAACAGCACCAAACCTTTTTAGAGAAACAAACTCAAGCCAGTGACAAAGCAGGTATTTATTCAAATTTAAGTAAAGTATTACGCATGATTTTCCAGTCGCTAATACTCGGCTTAGGTGCTTATTATGTAGTTCTTAATGAAATGTCACCCGGTATGATGATCGCAGGTTCAATCCTAATGGGTCGTGCACTCGCCCCACTCGACCTGCTCATTAACAGCTGGTCTGGCTTCAACAACGCTCGCGCAGCAAGAGGCCGCTTAACCGAGGTGTTAACTGCCATCCCCGCAGACGAAAGAAACATGCAATTACCTGCACCTACCGGGCAGGTCAATATAGAAAACTTGGTAGTGGTCCCCCCTGGGTCTAAAACTCCCGCCCTCAGCGGTATTAATATTAATGTGCTGCCTGGTCAGCATGTCGGCATTGTAGGCCCCAGTGCTGCAGGTAAATCAACTCTGGCCCGAGCCATGCTGGGTATTTGGCCCTCCTATGCTGGTGCGGTTCGCATTGATGGCGCTGAAATACAGCACTATAACGCAGACGAGCTAGGCCCTCATATTGGTTACTTACCTCAAGACATAGAGCTATTTAACGGCACCGTCAGTGAAAACATCGCCCGCTTTGGTGAAATCGATCCAGGAAAAGTAGTCGCTGCTGCTAAAAAAGCCGGCGTACATGAATTAATCCTACGCTTACCAGAAGCTTATGACACCCCGATTGGCGCAGACATAGGCTCACTATCGGGCGGTCAACGCCAGCGCATTGGCTTAGCGCGAGCATTGTATGATTCACCAAAAATTGTGGTGCTCGATGAACCCAACTCAAACCTTGATGAACAAGGCGAGCAAGCGTTAACCCATACCATGGATATCTTAAAACAAGAAGGTGCCACGGTATTTGTGATTAGCCATCGCACCTCTATTTTGCGACATATTGATAAATTACTGGTCATGAAAGACGGTAAGGTGCAGCACTTTGGCCCTCGCGATGAAGTCATGAAACAGTTAGCCGCCGTCAAAGCCGAGCTTGCCAAAATAGCGAACGCGAGCGCGAGCGCTTAAACAAGCGAGCCACCCTAAACACGTTAAACCGTTAACTTTTTAATTCGTTTACCCCTAAGATGCTACGCAACACTGCATCTTAGGGAAGTTGAGATAAATAATGAGCATAGATAAAGATACCCAAGGCGCTCTAGATGAAAGCCCTAAATTAAACAACCCTGAAGAACTAACCTCTGCAGAACACAACACCGCAGAAGACCCGGTAGAGACTTCTAACACTGAAGTAGAAACAGGCACCTCTACAGACACAGAAGAAGGCGTAACAGAAGAAACAGCAGATGAAAATGAACCAGCATCTGACTCCGCCCAGGCACTCGAAGACATCCCTTCACCTGTACCTGCGCCTCTCCAGTCAACCGTATCGACAGACGATGGCCGCTATGTGCGCTTTGGGTTTATATTCCTGCTGATCACCTTAGGCGGCTTTTCTTTCTGGGCGTTTTTTGCGCCATTAAGCAGTGCGGTGATTTCGTCGGGTGAAGTGATGGTAGACAGCTATCGTAAGTCTATTCAGCACTTCGAAGGTGGTGTCGTTAAAGATATATTTGTTAAAAATGGCGATAAAGTCTCTAAAGGCGACCCTCTCATACAGCTAGACACAGTACAATTTGAAGCCAAAAGAATCAGCAACAAAAAACGACTATTAACGGCTCAGGCTGAATTAGAACGCCTGCTTACCGAACAAAATTTCGAAGAAGCACTCATCTTCAGCGATAATTTAATTGCAGAAGCTGCACAAGATATCGACATACAAAACGCACTCGATAGACAGCTTCAACTGCATAGCGCAAGACTAAAAGCCTTTTTTCAGGAGCGCGATGCGTTAAAATCACGCATTCAACAAATCAATCAACAAATCACGGGGCTTAATAAGCAGATTGATATAATCAAAAAACAAATATCATCACTGCAAAATGAACAGCTCGCCTTCTCAACTTTATTTAAAGAAGGCCTAGGCGATGGCCAAAGAGCAAGAGAGCTTGATCGATCTATTTATTCCACTCAAAATGAAAGCGCTCGTTTAGAATCTGAAGTGTCGCGTTTAAAAATTCAAATTACTGAAACCGACCTTCAAATTGCCACTCGCAAACAAGACTACCTACAAGAAGTGGGTGAGCGAATACGCAAAACGCAAAACGATTACTACGACTATCAAGAAATTCTACAAATAGCCACTGACCGCATTGACCGCTCAACCATTCGTTCCCCCGAAGCGGGTGTCGTAGTCGATCTACAAATTCACACAATTGGCAGCGTAGCTCCTTCTGGGCAAACCCTGCTTGACCTCGTGCCTGAACATGACACCTTTGTGATCGAAAGCAAGTTA includes these proteins:
- a CDS encoding type I secretion system permease/ATPase, whose amino-acid sequence is MSTVHTTDDIKAALKYSKKGFFAAGFFSMFINLLMLTGPLYMLQVYDRVVASRSLETLLFLTLIMIFMFGVVGVLEWVRSRILVRIGNQLDQRLSQRVYSAMFELGIRSPNQRTSQPLSDLTSIRQFMTGNGLFAFFDVPWMPIYIGLLFVFHPAFGWFATAAAVILFCVAVLNERSTKKLLSEANGENIKAQNLATSNLRNAEVLHAMGMLPSIMGRWFKQHQTFLEKQTQASDKAGIYSNLSKVLRMIFQSLILGLGAYYVVLNEMSPGMMIAGSILMGRALAPLDLLINSWSGFNNARAARGRLTEVLTAIPADERNMQLPAPTGQVNIENLVVVPPGSKTPALSGININVLPGQHVGIVGPSAAGKSTLARAMLGIWPSYAGAVRIDGAEIQHYNADELGPHIGYLPQDIELFNGTVSENIARFGEIDPGKVVAAAKKAGVHELILRLPEAYDTPIGADIGSLSGGQRQRIGLARALYDSPKIVVLDEPNSNLDEQGEQALTHTMDILKQEGATVFVISHRTSILRHIDKLLVMKDGKVQHFGPRDEVMKQLAAVKAELAKIANASASA
- a CDS encoding HlyD family type I secretion periplasmic adaptor subunit, encoding MSIDKDTQGALDESPKLNNPEELTSAEHNTAEDPVETSNTEVETGTSTDTEEGVTEETADENEPASDSAQALEDIPSPVPAPLQSTVSTDDGRYVRFGFIFLLITLGGFSFWAFFAPLSSAVISSGEVMVDSYRKSIQHFEGGVVKDIFVKNGDKVSKGDPLIQLDTVQFEAKRISNKKRLLTAQAELERLLTEQNFEEALIFSDNLIAEAAQDIDIQNALDRQLQLHSARLKAFFQERDALKSRIQQINQQITGLNKQIDIIKKQISSLQNEQLAFSTLFKEGLGDGQRARELDRSIYSTQNESARLESEVSRLKIQITETDLQIATRKQDYLQEVGERIRKTQNDYYDYQEILQIATDRIDRSTIRSPEAGVVVDLQIHTIGSVAPSGQTLLDLVPEHDTFVIESKLMTQDINEVSIGQKVDIRFSAFNSHITKVIEGEVINISADRLLNKRDDTPYYLARIRITEQGAKDMTGDMELKPGMPAEVMILRGERTLFSYLLKPIADSFARSLQEK